In the genome of Drosophila subpulchrella strain 33 F10 #4 breed RU33 chromosome 2L, RU_Dsub_v1.1 Primary Assembly, whole genome shotgun sequence, one region contains:
- the LOC119547601 gene encoding signal transducing adapter molecule 1: MGIFGQSSPFDADVEKATSETNTNDNWSLILDVCDKVSTNPRLAKDCLKAVMRRMGHTDPHVVMQAITLLDALSNNCGKPFHLEVASRDFETEFRRLLGKAQPKVSLKMRQVLKNWADNDYKNDRELDLIPALYTKLRLEGYDFKNLGDKASKTVAEKAAALPKDPNVVSSQQEEDDIAKAIELSLKENKGSPKTASGASTGTASAYPSLYPSFGGATSTAPSSEPNATPAPEPRKVRALYDFEAAEENELTFVAGEIIHVLDDSDPNWWKGYNQRGEGLFPSNFVTADLSVDPERLDINQQHKSAAAAGQRELDSAAALQQKTEAAAAAAAAQPVEIDESKIDRLLHLLHEANPEDPSQDSNEMLQLEQEVHQMGPLIDAELERVDRKHAQLTQLSSDLVDAINLYHTLMRDDRVAAGQFAAAAGGFMPGLAGFPGAALYGAPSYPAAGGFPPAQNYPGMHSLPYGPVPNPPNGAPSQAPGAPGGYLGQPQGQVPLPYQNGHAAQMNSLPAHLTQPAGAAPLPQPIYSQPTPVTTQQQQPLPQHPQQPPQHPQQPPQHPQNSYHIDPQAQYAQVPPAVTQIQQPQQPPAPHAYMSPQHQQPPPPQGYQPGPNLYAPNGSPAVNPQSYMSAQQHQQQQAPQQHPPHDQFSQLHQQMAMSMAGGPPVGPSGYHMQNDAVKNNIPIYQQQR; the protein is encoded by the exons ATGGGAATCTTTGGGCAGTCGTCGCCATTCGACGCCGACGTGG AGAAGGCCACCAGCGAGACGAACACCAACGACAACTGGTCCCTGATCCTGGATGTCTGCGACAAGGTCTCCACCAATCCTCGCCTGGCCAAGGATTGCTTGAAGGCGGTGATGCGCCGCATGGGTCACACCGATCCCCACGTGGTGATGCAGGCGATCACGCTTCTGGATGCTTTGTCCAATAACTGCGGAAAACCCTTCCACTTGGAGGTGGCTTCAAGGGATTTCGAGACCGaattccgccggctgctgggcAAGGCCCAGCCCAAGGTTTCGCTG AAAATGCGACAAGTGCTGAAGAACTGGGCTGATAACGACTACAAGAACGATCGGGAGTTGGACTTGATACCCGCCCTCTATACCAAGCTGCGCTTAGAGGGCTACGACTTCAAGAATCTGGGCGATAAGGCCAGCAAGACAGTCGCCGAGAAGGCCGCCGCCCTGCCCAAGGATCCCAACGTGGTTAGCAGCCAGCAGGAGGAGGACGACATAGCCAAGGCCATAGAATTATCGTTGAAGGAGAATAAGGGTAGTCCAAAGACTGCAAGTGGAGCAAGTACCGGCACCGCTAGTGCTTATCCGTCGTTGTATCCCTCTTTTGGCGGAGCCACCTCCACCGCTCCTAGCAGCGAACCGAATGCAACTCCTGCTCCGGAGCCGAGAAAGGTTCGCGCTTTGTACGACTTTGAGGCGGCGGAGGAGAACGAACTGACCTTTGTCGCGGGTGAAATTATTCACGTGCTGGACGACAGCGATCCCAACTGGTGGAAGGGCTATAACCAGCGTGGCGAGGGTCTCTTCCCCTCGAACTTTGTCACTGCCGACCTCTCCGTCGATCCTGAGCGCCTGGACATCAATCAGCAGCATAAGTCGGCCGCCGCCGCCGGACAACGAGAGTTGGACTCCGCTGCGGCCTTGCAGCAAAAGACTGAAGCAGCAGCCGCTGCCGCAGCAGCTCAGCCCGTAGAGATCGACGAGTCAAAGATTGATCGGCTGCTGCACCTGCTCCACGAAGCGAATCCCGAGGATCCGTCGCAGGACAGCAACGAGATGCTGCAGCTGGAGCAGGAGGTCCATCAGATGGGTCCTCTGATCGACGCTGAGCTGGAGCGGGTGGATCGCAAACACGCCCAGCTGACGCAGCTGTCTAGCGATCTTGTGGACGCCATCAATCTTTACCATACCCTGATGCGAGACGATCGGGTTGCCGCTGGACAATttgcagctgctgctggcgGCTTTATGCCTGGACTTGCTGGTTTTCCTGGGGCCGCTCTGTACGGCGCTCCAAGCTACCCCGCAGCGGGTGGATTCCCTCCGGCCCAAAACTATCCGGGCATGCACTCGCTGCCATATGGCCCCGTACCAAATCCTCCCAATGGTGCTCCATCGCAGGCCCCTGGAGCTCCTGGTGGCTATCTGGGACAACCTCAAGGACAAGTGCCACTGCCCTATCAAAATGGACATGCCGCACAGATGAATT CGCTGCCAGCCCATTTGACTCAGCCAGCTGGTGCTGCCCCTTTGCCGCAGCCCATCTACAGTCAGCCCACTCCTGTGACCACTCAACAACAGCAGCCGCTACCCCAACACCCTCAGCAGCCGCCACAGCATCCCcagcagccaccacagcaTCCCCAGAACAGCTACCACATCGACCCCCAGGCGCAGTACGCCCAGGTTCCGCCCGCAGTCACACAAATccagcagccgcagcagcctCCAGCTCCCCACGCCTACATGTCGCCGCAACATCAGCAGCCGCCGCCTCCGCAGGGCTACCAGCCAGGACCAAATCTTTATGCACCGAACGGATCGCCAGCCGTCAACCCACAGAGCTACATGTCAGCacagcagcatcagcaacaGCAGGCGCCACAGCAGCACCCACCACACGATCAGTTCAGTCAGCTGCACCAGCAGATGGCTATGTCCATGGCTGGAGGACCGCCAGTTGGGCCGTCCGGCTATCACATGCAGAACGATGCTGTCAAGAACAACATTCCTATCTACCAGCAGCAGCGGTAA
- the LOC119547447 gene encoding uncharacterized protein LOC119547447 — MSLSVTLILLFSLCLQHSQLQLAPFSDPKPLANNQVYFPGLEDDLDWSGANWHMVIRWLMDRQQLRFCIALARFDEQLVPGTACQALLANGPLMANCDIGNIEDLTMTMRYAFGEILLDTSRKCRHGLELFGVRCRRRA, encoded by the coding sequence atgaGCCTTAGTGTTACACTGATCCTTCTGTTCAGCTTGTGTTTGCAACACTCTCAGCTGCAACTGGCTCCCTTTTCCGATCCCAAACCCTTGGCCAATAATCAGGTTTATTTTCCTGGCTTGGAGGACGACTTGGACTGGAGTGGGGCCAACTGGCACATGGTGATCCGCTGGCTGATGGATCGCCAGCAGCTGCGATTCTGCATTGCCCTCGCCAGATTCGATGAGCAATTGGTGCCCGGAACGGCCTGCCAGGCACTTTTGGCCAACGGGCCGCTGATGGCCAACTGCGACATTGGAAACATCGAGGACCTGACCATGACCATGCGCTACGCCTTCGGCGAAATTCTGCTGGATACCAGTCGCAAGTGTCGACACGGCCTGGAGCTCTTTGGAGTTCGCTGCCGGCGGAGGGCGTAA
- the LOC119547924 gene encoding uncharacterized protein LOC119547924 gives MSRSSKGFARLVNPGVILNPELNQKIFAFEAMTAERSDLDLELNRLRKQQDETEDNLAEALAEDEFQCNLRGQQFSGPNEDELQVILKNHLGGIINKLAGKYERIIYLDADIRKLKGTIEKAITVANEESAAAASM, from the coding sequence ATGTCCAGATCGAGCAAGGGCTTTGCCCGTTTAGTAAATCCGGGCGTGATACTCAACCCGGAGCTCAATCAGAAGATATTCGCCTTTGAAGCCATGACCGCCGAGCGATCTGACCTGGATCTGGAACTTAACAGATTGCGCAAGCAGCAGGATGAGACCGAGGATAATTTGGCAGAGGCGCTGGCCGAGGATGAGTTTCAGTGCAATTTGCGGGGCCAGCAGTTCTCAGGACCCAACGAGGATGAGCTGCAGGTAATCCTCAAGAACCACCTGGGTGGAATTATCAACAAGCTGGCTGGCAAGTATGAGCGCATCATATACCTAGATGCCGACATTAGAAAGCTCAAGGGCACCATCGAGAAGGCCATCACAGTGGCAAATGAGGAGTCGGCAGCCGCAGCCTCGATGTGA